A part of Miscanthus floridulus cultivar M001 chromosome 6, ASM1932011v1, whole genome shotgun sequence genomic DNA contains:
- the LOC136456002 gene encoding S-adenosylmethionine synthase 1, whose amino-acid sequence MAAESFLFTSESVNEGHPDKLCDQVSDAVLDACLAQDPDSKVACETCTKTNMVMVLGEITTKATVDYEKIVRDTCRAIGFTSDDVGLDADRCKVLVNIEQQSPDIAQGVHGHFTKRPEEIGAGDQGHMFGYATDETPELMPLSHVLATKLGARLTEVRKNGTCAWLRPDGKTQVTVEYINEGGAMVPVRVHTVLISTQHDETVTNDEIAADLKEHVIKPVIPEKYLDEKTIFHLNPSGRFVIGGPHGDAGLTGRKIIIDTYGGWGAHGGGAFSGKDPTKVDRSGAYIARQAAKSIVASGLARRCLVQVSYAIGVPEPLSVFVDSYGTGTIPDKEILKIVKENFDFRPGMITINLDLKKGGNRFIKTAAYGHFGRDDADFTWEVVKPLKFDKASA is encoded by the coding sequence ATGGCGGCGGAGAGCTTCCTCTTCACCTCGGAGTCCGTGAACGAGGGGCACCCCGACAAGCTGTGCGACCAGGTGTCGGACGCCGTGCTGGACGCCTGCCTCGCGCAGGACCCCGACAGCAAGGTGGCCTGCGAGACCTGCACCAAGACCAACATGGTGATGGTGTTAGGCGAGATCACCACCAAGGCCACCGTGGACTACGAGAAGATCGTGCGCGACACCTGCCGCGCCATCGGCTTCACCTCCGACGACGTGGGCCTCGACGCGGACCGTTGCAAGGTGCTGGTCAACATCGAGCAGCAGTCCCCCGACATCGCGCAGGGCGTGCACGGGCACTTCACCAAGCGGCCCGAGGAGATCGGCGCCGGCGACCAGGGCCACATGTTCGGGTACGCCACCGACGAGACCCCCGAGCTGATGCCGCTCAGCCACGTGCTGGCCACCAAGCTCGGCGCGCGCCTCACCGAGGTCCGCAAGAACGGCACCTGCGCCTGGCTCAGGCCCGACGGCAAGACCCAGGTCACGGTGGAGTACATCAACGAGGGCGGCGCCATGGTCCCCGTCCGCGTGCACACCGTGCTCATCTCCACCCAGCACGACGAGACCGTCACCAACGACGAGATTGCCGCCGACCTCAAGGAGCACGTCATCAAGCCCGTCATCCCGGAGAAGTACCTGGACGAGAAGACCATCTTCCACCTCAACCCGTCCGGGCGCTTCGTCATCGGTGGGCCCCACGGCGACGCCGGCCTCACGGGCCGCAAGATCATCATCGACACCTACGGCGGCTGGGGAGCCCACGGCGGTGGCGCCTTCTCCGGCAAGGACCCCACCAAGGTGGACCGCAGCGGCGCCTACATCGCCAGGCAGGCCGCCAAGAGCATCGTGGCCAGCGGCCTCGCCCGCCGCTGCCTCGTGCAGGTGTCGTACGCCATCGGCGTGCCGGAGCCCCTGTCCGTGTTCGTCGACTCGTACGGCACCGGGACCATCCCCGACAAGGAGATCCTCAAGATCGTCAAGGAGAACTTCGACTTCAGGCCCGGCATGATCACCATCAACCTCGACCTCAAGAAGGGCGGCAACAGGTTCATCAAGACCGCCGCCTACGGCCACTTTGGCCGTGACGACGCCGACTTCACCTGGGAGGTGGTGAAGCCCCTCAAGTTCGACAAGGCCTCTGCTTAA